From the Lactuca sativa cultivar Salinas chromosome 9, Lsat_Salinas_v11, whole genome shotgun sequence genome, the window atatttttcacaaaacagaaaaatatttttcgttttaatcaaatttttttAAGTGTTATTCTCAATGATGAAGATCCACAAGGTATGGTTTCTTTTCTACACGCTGTCTAcacgtccctagaagcatgcttttgtatgttgactaaagcctcaaAAGATTTttagtgaagccttaataacatgatatatacaaatcatgttttcccaaaccAGGCTGcaatattcactctaatcatgagctaccttactctactcacattgagtttagagttttctgcttagttcttctttcatagcagaggtacatcTGTTTCTTATACCACCTCCATCATTTTTCTCCGTGATACTTCGTTTCATcaatataacccttgagactctcagcatttaccactgaggtttatggtcaTACAAAATCTGTGtaaatgatcttagtttcgtgccactatgtactaagtgaaacccacaattcaacaccaataatgaattgacggtgaattatcatattcaagatcttacttgttacctacTGGAATCTCCTTTTATTTTTTAGTGATTTTTTATGAATTTGTCTAaaaccaaggcttttcttcccctAAAGATCCACTTtaattttgtttttgagatttatatATTTTCTTTTGTCACTATAAAATATATTCTACcaacttgttcaacagatcacattgaTCTCAGAAGTTCttcattcagtttcggtcttatgttaagtatcgaaatcatgaattgaagcgaaagccacccattataagctttaatttaaaaaaagatgcctttcaatacttcttaacaagttattgattgttatttaatgggaaaccaaacaagcactttaatgtctctcttgactttgaaggaagcgattcgtgCCCAAAATTAGTCTCTCTATGTCTTTTtaagacatcacaaattatcacaaaaagtttgctttatttctttatcttttacaccctatgcacgaaattttttaattttccacAATCTGGTTCTTTTAATGTTGTTCAATAAAGCATAACAAACAATGACGATTCAAATAGATTATGGGGTGACGAATGGAATAAAGTGAACGCTGACTCAGCGGTTATCCAATCATTTTGTTGATTTGAAAAGGCGATTTTTATGGGATGGGGTGCAAAAAGGAAATGTCCTTTCTGTTTCATGCGTCATCATCGGGTATGACAACTGCTCATCCGTCAAGTCAGGCGCTATTTTTGAAATACTCCAAGATATCAGcatgatttttctctctcctcctgTACGTATAAAAGGTTTTGGCATGCTGATCTTTATTCTTTTATCACTCACCACAATCTTTCAAAGAACAAAGGCGATTTatctcactgttcatcatcttcaccaAGATTCTACGATGGCAGATTCTTCTTCAGTTCATGATACCTCTGTTCGCCAACCCCTTCTCACCATCAAACCTCAACaaaacctgatcatcgatcttactcccttcctctatgaaccctacatgctCTATGTCGTCAAGTGCCTCAAATACTCGCCTCTCGTCGAAGCTCTAACCAAAGTTGAAGTCGTTCCCATGTCGTGCCTTTCACTCATCTACTCcactgcctattacgacaaaaCTGCTGAAAGGATTCACTTTGAAGTCCACAACGAGAAGACATCTATCTCCAAGCACCGCTTCTgcgccctaattggtctttctcaagaacaAACCCTGGTAAACCCTGAATCCATCACTACTGGTCAACTATTCTCTATGTTTTTATCAAatggggtatactgaaaccctCACCACCattaccaagttcaagaagtcctgccttcctcctcaatggaatggccttttcactATGATGTTCAAAGGACTCTCTGAGCGAAGCGCCGGCTCCGATGGGGCAAGCAAGTCTTTTATGATTGTGCTTTATGGTCTTTACCATGGGATAGATTTGGATTATGGAACCATTATTTGGCAACAACTGGTTCAAAGCTTGGTCTCTTCGTCCAGACACTCAGAGATCTCCTATGGGCGATATTGGTCTATAATCACtaagtgggcaatggatcgtcttcacgttccaatcatggcggattctcttctctcctccatcGCCACTTTTCACACAACCAAGATCATCGTCACAGATCCCACCAAGTACTCCTTCATTGGATCCGTTCCTGAAACCATGCTCGCTTGTGTCTCTGCAGCGAGTAATGTTCTGCAACAATACAGAAAGATTTCGTCTTCGGGTCCAAGGGAGCTTACGCCAGCCATGGTTCGCTCtattgaagaggctgacaagccagcgAAAAGGGAAAAGAAAACTGACACCCAGAAAGAGACGCATGTTTCCAAACCGACCAAGGGGCAAACCCCTAAGAAGCGAAAGTCTGACAAGGCTGCTCCATCACAACCTCCACCAAAGAAGCAGAAGAAGCCCGCTAGGAAGCTTATACTCCAATCTTCCAGTGATTCAGACTCCGAGTATGTTCCTCCCAAACATAAGTCTGCTCCTCCTTTAGACTCTGAAAGCGAAAGCTCTGAAGCTGAGGCTTCGGGTCGTGGAGATACCCCGCCTCGACCACCTACCCCAGAAATTCTGGTTTGCTCTCAACCTCCTTCTCCTCCACCTGTTACCATCCCAGTATCTATCCCTCCAATTTTCCCTATCCCCACCACTCAACCATCCATCACTATTCCCATCCCGACTCCTATATTAACAGACACtaccaccactaccactaccacaGGGGCTCATTCTACAGCTGCCACTCCGCCCGTTACAACCAAAACACCAGTAATGACCGAACCTCCAACAACTACTAAACCCTTATCTCCTACTACATCTACTGATACCACCCCAGTTCTAGGCGGTGatgacttggaatttgattccacttaTTTTAGTCCTTACTGCGTACaaagtgatgaagatgatgatgagcctGTTACCAAGCGTCATCTGAAAGCAGTAAACGACAAACTCGATCAACTGCTTTCCTCCTCTTTCTCTGGGGCTTACTCTAAAGCTGCTTTAAAGGATTTGTTCTCATCTGTCGTTCAAGAACACAACGCCTCACTTTCTGCTACAGCTAAGGCTATTGACGCCTCCACTTCCCAATTTCAGAAAGCCTCCCTCGCTGTTGAGGCTTCCACCAAGGAGTGCAAGGAAGTGAccacaaaagtcgataaactaatttctgagGCTCACTTATTTCAAGTCTCTTTGCAAGCGGCTGCTCAGAAGAATTCTCAAACAGTTAATGCTTCGGTGGACAATCTTCAACGTTCTCTTCAAACTGAACGGTCCAACCTTGAAGCCACACGCCAAGCGATCGAAGCTACCAATGAAACTATGCATGCTAATATCAATGAGCGCTTGACGCAACTGGAGGCAGAGTTAGCTGTAGAGAATCGTAGCATGGACTAGCATGACAGAAGAACCTCTTAGCTGAAGATGCAGAATCTCAAGCTTCGTACTGCCACTGCTGAGCTCCATGATGTCaaatatgagagagaggttatACGTAGTTCTGCAGGCTATGTTCACTCTATTTTACTTCATCTCCTTGAATCCAATGATCCCATCATCACCATTACTATCCGACGACACTTGGATGACAAACTCAGGCCAGCCTTGGACATCCTTAGTTGTATTGAGGGTGTTCCAGTGACTGGTGTccaaccgaaacaagggggagagaaggcaaaaactcaacctcctcctgtACCGAAACCATCTActaaaccgaagggtaatgaagcttcggtcaataataaagacaagaagaagaagaagattggggAGGATAACACtgataatgaagatgatgtctatgtTGAGAATTCCGAAAAGCCATTTCAGAAGACAAAATCTTCTGATAAAGAGCTAGCAGAAAAGTTCAAGAAACAACAGGTTGAGCTTGAGCAAAAGCAAAAGGAGAAGGAGCTCCTAGAAAAGAAGAAGTCCATTTTTCCTGACTGGACTCTAGATTCACTTCAAAGGTGTGCCATTAATGAGCCAAGCACACATTGGCTTGAGCCTGTTATGTCATTTGGGCTTGATAACTCCAAGGATGCATAGTGTGACTACCCAAAATTCTCCATCCAGTTCAGTCTAACACTTCATTAAAAGTCAAACTCAGTGCTGTTATCTTTGagcacaattaggagtttatttgagtgttctgagccttgtacacttaagggataagtgtcggggtttatcggCTGAAGTTATAGCTCAAAGAAATGAACTCAAACACCCCTGCAAGGAGATCACGACAAACATataggagtttgcggccgtaaactccatgtgggccataaactcttgcTTATAAGATGATATGTTGG encodes:
- the LOC111913403 gene encoding uncharacterized protein LOC111913403, which produces MADSLLSSIATFHTTKIIVTDPTKYSFIGSVPETMLACVSAASNVLQQYRKISSSGPRELTPAMVRSIEEADKPAKREKKTDTQKETHVSKPTKGQTPKKRKSDKAAPSQPPPKKQKKPARKLILQSSSDSDSEYVPPKHKSAPPLDSESESSEAEASGRGDTPPRPPTPEILVCSQPPSPPPVTIPVSIPPIFPIPTTQPSITIPIPTPILTDTTTTTTTTGAHSTAATPPVTTKTPVMTEPPTTTKPLSPTTSTDTTPVLGGDDLEFDSTYFSPYCVQSDEDDDEPVTKRHLKAVNDKLDQLLSSSFSGAYSKAALKDLFSSVVQEHNASLSATAKAIDASTSQFQKASLAVEASTKECKEVTTKVDKLISEAHLFQVSLQAAAQKNSQTVNASVDNLQRSLQTERSNLEATRQAIEATNETMHANINERLTQLEAELAVENRSMD